From one Vanacampus margaritifer isolate UIUO_Vmar chromosome 12, RoL_Vmar_1.0, whole genome shotgun sequence genomic stretch:
- the LOC144061607 gene encoding kinesin-like protein KIF20B isoform X1, with protein MFNIPPRVMDLHACASSWMTESCQLDPALAQDLHTSSIRSDSQLAQPSNCDEKEHVKVYLRIRPFTAAEAQNGESQDCVSVEPPDTVLLRPPSASPSAGLSADKALVLTAQRFTFSQVYGPDATQRELFQGTVKDLLQDVLQGGNSLLFTYGVTNAGKTFTFLGPDGDAGILPRSLAAIFGSMEGKVLTGMSVKPQHCRDFVRLSEEQRASEAAFKHNLLRVFKESDKADGSVMWSSSNPMFLEGSSLLQETSDERLSPRTQADTNFSVWVSFCEIYNENIHDLLEAAPGGAARRTALRLSQDAEGHAFIKDLRWVQVDGADEAYQVMKLGKKNQSFSSTRINQLSSRSHSIFSIRLLKIQNHQVVNVSELCLCDLAGSERCAKTRNRGERLKEAGNINNSLLVLGKCVNALRHNQHAKLSQHVPFRESKLTRYLQSFLCGRGKVRMMVNANQCASAYDETLQVLKFSALAQKVVLVPSRAPPIPPHEPHPNNGAGKTLRGSLIGWESGPENIQDDDDDDDDDEEDEDAMMSMENNMSENEDDEETEDEVIISQMTRKQVALLRRLETALKHERANSMLAEARVREDVCKEFSQIFDDMRDDFTERLARETRILEERADKRLEIFKTMTVNMAAVRTDVSHSKVSNVSQLEEDKLGSDGSKLSQSVGGLRSSPMNAGESSPTEDGKRFEADLDNECGARLQRAAQRTSDTKRLQAALPDLGEERATQEDAVGALETKLQKTEEALREVIKSKEEADGALQDLVRRQTQTAALEEAQKAREEDARTAMLEREKKSKEEVSRLREQLEKQTAALQASQQQVASETLRAEQAATHSQAAQERLRETSDQIADLIRDLETADASAALGERAQESAANESQTLQLSLERLREIVLRRRRAEELRERQLREKLREQQEASGKQLEDVGRELREQECQRLRQKISEQELTTERLKTELQEAKDDLTRVNSDLRAQAAETRQLLKDEQVQTDQLQIPTPQTDGSNAAELESKLRDQTAQTAALQKKLQEAQERRQDDDVQALQECRRREAERRRELLAVAHEAIERKDAELEKRAVQIDKLKEVAKQDSDKVSSLSADVARKEEDSADLREKLADYKKQMQQVHKDVATLKEEERLLRQKLSDVEKVKKQLQSDLSNRDRTIQQLKAERPAEKKSGETLQLYHQARQELQVKQRLVDDMRSALVEQEETQEQMERVLDHKVQLVQELNNELEQVKKMLRHQSGGGGHASPSADASSCDLQQAKQEAASAHQSLKLFEEKQLSDRHKWQEDKMALIGQMKEAEDKRKQEMTKFAQDRERYLARQAQLEAELRAQEQKMAIWRQERDALVAALEVQLGKLLASQADKDKIIQRLRDDGAQSPPEAGGDLAETQSGVASLKDDSEDAGGGRLDDIDHAQASSACPSVLESSSISTENGRASRFPRPEMEISFSPLRPDRMALRRCGDSSAVTVKITRSTRKRKSADVDKDEVEAENRRNTQVTPTLGQHQEEPSLRLASPGSRSLRSRKGETLQKIGDFLQRSPTLIGSKAKKVMGLVSASSSSSSVGLRSKKSKRKLFSADISSPMDVPPHPMVSNNIVSDDKQSHHLIIKRRLRSRIGK; from the exons GATGACGGAGTCTTGTCAGCTTGACCCGGCGCTTGCGCAAGACCTCCACACAAGCAGCATCCGAAGCGACTCACAGCTGGCTCAG CCCAGCAACTGCGACGAGAAAGAACACGTGAAGGTCTACCTGCGCATCCGACCTTTCACGGCGGCCGAGGCCCAGAACGGAGAGTCGCAG GACTGCGTGTCGGTGGAGCCTCCGGACACGGTCCTGCTCAGGCCTCCCAGCGCCTCGCCGTCGGCTGGCCTCAGCGCCGACAAAGCTTTGGTGCTCACCGCTCAGCGCTTCACCTTCTCGCAG GTGTACGGTCCCGACGCCACGCAGAGGGAGTTGTTCCAAGGAACGGTGAAGGATCTGCTCCAAGATGTCCTCCAAGGCGGGAACTCGCTGCTCTTCACTTACGGGGTCACCAACGCCGGCAAAACCTTCACCTTTTTGG GTCCGGACGGCGACGCCGGCATCCTGCCCAGGTCTCTGGCCGCCATCTTCGGCAGCATGGAGGGGAAGGTCTTGACCGGGATGAGCGTCAAACCTCAACACTGCCGAGACTTCGTCAGGCTGAGCGAGGAGCAGCGGGCCAGCGAGGCCGCCTTCAAGCACAACCTGCTGCGGGTCTTCAAAGAG AGCGACAAGGCCGACGGCAGCGTCATGTGGAGCTCCAGCAACCCGATGTTCCTTGAAG GCTCGTCGCTGCTCCAGGAGACGTCGGACGAGCGCTTGAGCCCGCGAACGCAAGCCGACACCAACTTCTCCGTTTGGGTCTCCTTCTGTGAGATCTACAACGAGAACATCCACGACCTCCTGGAGGCGGCGCCCGGCGGCGCGGCGAGGAGGACGGCCCTGCGCTTGTCTCAGGACGCCGAGGGCCACGCCTTCATCAAAG ACCTGCGCTGGGTGCAGGTGGACGGCGCCGACGAGGCCTACCAAGTCATGAAGCTTGGCAAGAAGAACCAAAGCTTCTCCTCTACTAGGATCAACCAGCTTTCCAGCAGGAG tcaCAGCATCTTCTCCATCCGCCTTCTGAAGATTCAAAACCATCAAGTGGTCAACGTCAGCGA GCTGTGTCTGTGCGACCTGGCCGGCTCGGAGCGCTGCGCCAAGACTCGCAACCGCGGAGAACGTCTCAAGGAGGCCGGAAACATCAACAACTCACTGCTCGTCCTGGGGAAGTGCGTCAACGCCCTCAGGCACAACCAGCACGCTAA GCTGTCGCAGCATGTGCCTTTCCGCGAGAGCAAGCTGACGCGCTACCTTCAGAGCTTCTTGTGCGGCCGAGGCAAAGTGCGCATGATGGTCAACGCCAACCAGTGCGCGTCCGCCTACGACGAGACGCTCCAAGTCCTCAAGTTCTCCGCCCTGGCGCAGAAG GTGGTGCTTGTGCCCAGCAGGGCCCCTCCCATCCCGCCCCACGAGCCCCACCCCAACAACGGCGCCGGGAAGACTCTGCGAggctctctgattggctgggagAGCGGCCCGGAGAACATTCAG gatgatgatgatgatgatgatgatgatgaagaggatgaggatGCGATGATGTCAATGGAGAACAACATGTCTGAAAATGAGGACGATGAAGAAACTGAGGATGAAGTCATCATCAGTCAAATGACACGAAAG CAGGTGGCGCTGTTGAGACGTCTTGAAACGGCACTGAAGCACGAGCGAGCCAACAGCATGCTGGCGGAAGCTCGGGTCCGAGAGGACGTCTGCAAAGAGTTCAGCCAGATCTTTGACGACATGCGCGACGACTTCAC GGAGCGGCTGGCCAGAGAGACGCGCATCCTGGAGGAGCGAGCCGACAAACGTCTGGAGATATTCAAGACCATGACTGTCAACATGGCCGCCGTCCGCACAGATGTGTCGCACAGCAAG GTCTCAAATGTGTCTCAGCTGGAAGAAGACAAACTCGGGTCCGACGGCTCGAAACTGTCCCAGTCTGTTGGCGGGCTCCGCAGCAGCCCGATGAACGCAG GTGAGAGCAGTCCAACGGAGGACGGAAAGAGGTTCGAGGCTGACCTTGACAACGAATGTGGGGCTCGGCTTCAGCGAGCGGCCCAGCGCACCTCGGACACCAAGCGGCTGCAG GCGGCACTGCCCGACCTTGGCGAGGAGCGAGCGACCCAAGAGGACGCCGTCGGCGCTTTGGAAACGAAGCTCCAAAAGACGGAGGAGGCCCTGCGGGAGGTCATCAAATCCAAGGAGGAGGCCGACGGCGCTCTGCAGGACTTGGTGCGCCGCCAAACGCAAACGGCGGCCCTGGAGGAGGCCCAAAAAGCCCGAGAGGAAGACGCCCGGACGGCGATGCTGGAGCGGGAGAAGAAGAGCAAAGAGGAAGTCAGCAGGTTGCGGGAGCAGCTTGAGAAGCAAACGGCTGCATTGCAAGCGTCACAACAACAG GTCGCCAGTGAGACGCTTCGAGCAGAACAAGCGGCCACTCACTCACAAGCCGCTCAGGAACGACTCCGAGAGACGTCAGACCAGATCGCCGACCTCATCCGGGACCTTGAGACCGCAGACGCGTCCGCCGCCCTTGGCGAACGCGCACAAGAAAGTGCGGCAAACGAGAGCCAGACGTTGCAGCTCTCGTTGGAACGGCTGCGGGAGATTGTCCTCCGCCGTCGTCGAGCGGAGGAACTCCGGGAGCGACAGCTCCGAGAGAAGCTGCGAGAACAGCAGGAAGCGTCCGGGAAGCAGTTGGAGGACGTCGGCCGCGAACTGCGCGAACAGGAATGTCAGCGCCTCCGACAGAAGATCAGCGAGCAAGAGCTCACCACAGAGCGGCTGAAGACGGAATTACAGGAAGCGAAAGATGACCTCACCAGGGTCAACTCGGACCTTCGGGCTCAAGCGGCGGAGACTCGTCAGCTGCTGAAAGATGAGCAGGTCCAGACGGACCAGCTCCAGATCCCGACGCCTCAG ACGGACGGTTCGAACGCGGCCGAGCTGGAGAGCAAGCTGCGGGATCAGACGGCGCAGACGGCGGCGCTGCAGAAGAAGCTGCAGGAGGCGCAGGAGCGGCGCCAGGACGACGACGTGCAGGCGCTCCAGGAGTGTCGGCGTAGGGAGGCCGAGCGGCGCCGGGAATTGCTGGCCGTGGCGCACGAGGCCATCGAGCGGAAGGACGCCGAGCTGGAGAAGAGAGCCGTCCAGATTGACAA ACTGAAGGAAGTTGCCAAGCAGGACTCGGACAAAGTGTCCAGTCTCAGTGCAGACGTGGCGAGGAAGGAAGAAGACTCTGCCGACCTCCGAGAGAAGCTGGCCGACTACAAGAAGCAGATGCAGCAGGTCCACAAAGAC GTCGCCACCTTGAAAGAAGAAGAGCGGCTCTTGAGGCAGAAGCTGTCGGATGTGGAGAAGGTGAAGAAGCAGCTTCAGTCGGACCTCAGCAACCGGGACAGAACCATCCAGCAACTCAAAGCC GAGCGGCCGGCGGAGAAGAAAAGTGGCGAGACGCTGCAGCTGTACCATCAAGCTCGTCAAG AGCTGCAAGTCAAACAGCGGCTGGTGGACGACATGCGCTCGGCTCTCGTGGAGCAGGAGGAGACGCAGGAGCAGATGGAGCGCGTGCTGGACCACAAAGTCCAGCTCGTACAGGAGCTCAACAACG aGTTGGAGCAAGTGAAGAAGATGCTGAGGCATCAAAGCGGTGGCGGCGGCCACGCCAGCCCAAGCGCGGACGCCTCGTCATGTGACCTCCAGCAGGCCAAACAGGAAGCTGCCAGTGCCCACCAGAGCCTCAAG CTGTTTGAGGAGAAGCAGCTTTCGGACCGCCACAAGTGGCAGGAGGACAAGATGGCTCTGATTGGTCAGATGAAGGAGGCGGAGGACAAGCGCAAGCAGGAAATGACAAAGTTTGCCCAGGACCGAGAGCGCTACCTGGCCCGGCAGGCCCAGCTG GAGGCGGAGCTACGCGCCCAGGAGCAGAAGATGGCGATCTGGCGGCAGGAGCGAGACGCGCTGGTCGCCGCCTTGGAAGTGCAACTCGGCAAGCTTCTCGCCAGCCAGgctgacaaagacaaaatcatCCAGCGGCTCCGTGACGACGGCGCGCAGTCGCCACCAGAG GCTGGCGGCGACCTGGCGGAGACGCAAAGTGGCGTGGCATCGCTCAAAGACGACAGCGAGGATGCCGGCGGGGGCCGCCTGGACGACATCGACCACGCGCAG GCCTCGTCGGCGTGCCCGTCGGTGCTGGAATCGTCCTCGATCTCCACGGAGAACGGGCGCGCCAGCCGCTTCCCCAGACCCGAGATGGAGATTTCCTTCAGCCCGCTGCGGCCCGACCGCATGGCCCTGCGGCGCTGCGGCGACTCCAGCGCCGTCACCGTCAAGATCACGCGCTCCACCCGCAAGAGGAAGAGCGCCGACGTGGACAAG GATGAAGTGGAGGCGGAGAATCGAAGAAACACTCAAGTCACACCAACACTGGGCCAGCACCAAGAGGAG CCGTCCCTCCGCTTGGCGTCTCCCGGCAGCCGCAGCCTCCGCAGCCGCAAAGGCGAAACGCTGCAGAAGATCGGCGACTTCCTCCAACGTTCGCCGACACTCATCGGCTCCAAAG CCAAGAAGGTGATGGGCCTGGTGAGCGCctcgtcgtcctcgtcctccGTCGGCCTGAGGAGCAAGAAGAGCAAACGCAAGTTGTTCAGCGCCGACATCTCCTCGCCCATGGACGTGCCCCCGCACCCG ATGGTTAGCAACAACATTGTTAGTGACGACAAACAAAGCCATCATCTCATCATCAAAAGACGACTTCGCTCCAGAATTGGCAaataa
- the LOC144061607 gene encoding kinesin-like protein KIF20B isoform X2 encodes MTESCQLDPALAQDLHTSSIRSDSQLAQPSNCDEKEHVKVYLRIRPFTAAEAQNGESQDCVSVEPPDTVLLRPPSASPSAGLSADKALVLTAQRFTFSQVYGPDATQRELFQGTVKDLLQDVLQGGNSLLFTYGVTNAGKTFTFLGPDGDAGILPRSLAAIFGSMEGKVLTGMSVKPQHCRDFVRLSEEQRASEAAFKHNLLRVFKESDKADGSVMWSSSNPMFLEGSSLLQETSDERLSPRTQADTNFSVWVSFCEIYNENIHDLLEAAPGGAARRTALRLSQDAEGHAFIKDLRWVQVDGADEAYQVMKLGKKNQSFSSTRINQLSSRSHSIFSIRLLKIQNHQVVNVSELCLCDLAGSERCAKTRNRGERLKEAGNINNSLLVLGKCVNALRHNQHAKLSQHVPFRESKLTRYLQSFLCGRGKVRMMVNANQCASAYDETLQVLKFSALAQKVVLVPSRAPPIPPHEPHPNNGAGKTLRGSLIGWESGPENIQEDDDDDDDDDEEDEDAMMSMENNMSENEDDEETEDEVIISQMTRKQVALLRRLETALKHERANSMLAEARVREDVCKEFSQIFDDMRDDFTERLARETRILEERADKRLEIFKTMTVNMAAVRTDVSHSKVSNVSQLEEDKLGSDGSKLSQSVGGLRSSPMNAGESSPTEDGKRFEADLDNECGARLQRAAQRTSDTKRLQAALPDLGEERATQEDAVGALETKLQKTEEALREVIKSKEEADGALQDLVRRQTQTAALEEAQKAREEDARTAMLEREKKSKEEVSRLREQLEKQTAALQASQQQVASETLRAEQAATHSQAAQERLRETSDQIADLIRDLETADASAALGERAQESAANESQTLQLSLERLREIVLRRRRAEELRERQLREKLREQQEASGKQLEDVGRELREQECQRLRQKISEQELTTERLKTELQEAKDDLTRVNSDLRAQAAETRQLLKDEQVQTDQLQIPTPQTDGSNAAELESKLRDQTAQTAALQKKLQEAQERRQDDDVQALQECRRREAERRRELLAVAHEAIERKDAELEKRAVQIDKLKEVAKQDSDKVSSLSADVARKEEDSADLREKLADYKKQMQQVHKDVATLKEEERLLRQKLSDVEKVKKQLQSDLSNRDRTIQQLKAERPAEKKSGETLQLYHQARQELQVKQRLVDDMRSALVEQEETQEQMERVLDHKVQLVQELNNELEQVKKMLRHQSGGGGHASPSADASSCDLQQAKQEAASAHQSLKLFEEKQLSDRHKWQEDKMALIGQMKEAEDKRKQEMTKFAQDRERYLARQAQLEAELRAQEQKMAIWRQERDALVAALEVQLGKLLASQADKDKIIQRLRDDGAQSPPEAGGDLAETQSGVASLKDDSEDAGGGRLDDIDHAQASSACPSVLESSSISTENGRASRFPRPEMEISFSPLRPDRMALRRCGDSSAVTVKITRSTRKRKSADVDKDEVEAENRRNTQVTPTLGQHQEEPSLRLASPGSRSLRSRKGETLQKIGDFLQRSPTLIGSKAKKVMGLVSASSSSSSVGLRSKKSKRKLFSADISSPMDVPPHPMVSNNIVSDDKQSHHLIIKRRLRSRIGK; translated from the exons ATGACGGAGTCTTGTCAGCTTGACCCGGCGCTTGCGCAAGACCTCCACACAAGCAGCATCCGAAGCGACTCACAGCTGGCTCAG CCCAGCAACTGCGACGAGAAAGAACACGTGAAGGTCTACCTGCGCATCCGACCTTTCACGGCGGCCGAGGCCCAGAACGGAGAGTCGCAG GACTGCGTGTCGGTGGAGCCTCCGGACACGGTCCTGCTCAGGCCTCCCAGCGCCTCGCCGTCGGCTGGCCTCAGCGCCGACAAAGCTTTGGTGCTCACCGCTCAGCGCTTCACCTTCTCGCAG GTGTACGGTCCCGACGCCACGCAGAGGGAGTTGTTCCAAGGAACGGTGAAGGATCTGCTCCAAGATGTCCTCCAAGGCGGGAACTCGCTGCTCTTCACTTACGGGGTCACCAACGCCGGCAAAACCTTCACCTTTTTGG GTCCGGACGGCGACGCCGGCATCCTGCCCAGGTCTCTGGCCGCCATCTTCGGCAGCATGGAGGGGAAGGTCTTGACCGGGATGAGCGTCAAACCTCAACACTGCCGAGACTTCGTCAGGCTGAGCGAGGAGCAGCGGGCCAGCGAGGCCGCCTTCAAGCACAACCTGCTGCGGGTCTTCAAAGAG AGCGACAAGGCCGACGGCAGCGTCATGTGGAGCTCCAGCAACCCGATGTTCCTTGAAG GCTCGTCGCTGCTCCAGGAGACGTCGGACGAGCGCTTGAGCCCGCGAACGCAAGCCGACACCAACTTCTCCGTTTGGGTCTCCTTCTGTGAGATCTACAACGAGAACATCCACGACCTCCTGGAGGCGGCGCCCGGCGGCGCGGCGAGGAGGACGGCCCTGCGCTTGTCTCAGGACGCCGAGGGCCACGCCTTCATCAAAG ACCTGCGCTGGGTGCAGGTGGACGGCGCCGACGAGGCCTACCAAGTCATGAAGCTTGGCAAGAAGAACCAAAGCTTCTCCTCTACTAGGATCAACCAGCTTTCCAGCAGGAG tcaCAGCATCTTCTCCATCCGCCTTCTGAAGATTCAAAACCATCAAGTGGTCAACGTCAGCGA GCTGTGTCTGTGCGACCTGGCCGGCTCGGAGCGCTGCGCCAAGACTCGCAACCGCGGAGAACGTCTCAAGGAGGCCGGAAACATCAACAACTCACTGCTCGTCCTGGGGAAGTGCGTCAACGCCCTCAGGCACAACCAGCACGCTAA GCTGTCGCAGCATGTGCCTTTCCGCGAGAGCAAGCTGACGCGCTACCTTCAGAGCTTCTTGTGCGGCCGAGGCAAAGTGCGCATGATGGTCAACGCCAACCAGTGCGCGTCCGCCTACGACGAGACGCTCCAAGTCCTCAAGTTCTCCGCCCTGGCGCAGAAG GTGGTGCTTGTGCCCAGCAGGGCCCCTCCCATCCCGCCCCACGAGCCCCACCCCAACAACGGCGCCGGGAAGACTCTGCGAggctctctgattggctgggagAGCGGCCCGGAGAACATTCAGG aggatgatgatgatgatgatgatgatgatgaagaggatgaggatGCGATGATGTCAATGGAGAACAACATGTCTGAAAATGAGGACGATGAAGAAACTGAGGATGAAGTCATCATCAGTCAAATGACACGAAAG CAGGTGGCGCTGTTGAGACGTCTTGAAACGGCACTGAAGCACGAGCGAGCCAACAGCATGCTGGCGGAAGCTCGGGTCCGAGAGGACGTCTGCAAAGAGTTCAGCCAGATCTTTGACGACATGCGCGACGACTTCAC GGAGCGGCTGGCCAGAGAGACGCGCATCCTGGAGGAGCGAGCCGACAAACGTCTGGAGATATTCAAGACCATGACTGTCAACATGGCCGCCGTCCGCACAGATGTGTCGCACAGCAAG GTCTCAAATGTGTCTCAGCTGGAAGAAGACAAACTCGGGTCCGACGGCTCGAAACTGTCCCAGTCTGTTGGCGGGCTCCGCAGCAGCCCGATGAACGCAG GTGAGAGCAGTCCAACGGAGGACGGAAAGAGGTTCGAGGCTGACCTTGACAACGAATGTGGGGCTCGGCTTCAGCGAGCGGCCCAGCGCACCTCGGACACCAAGCGGCTGCAG GCGGCACTGCCCGACCTTGGCGAGGAGCGAGCGACCCAAGAGGACGCCGTCGGCGCTTTGGAAACGAAGCTCCAAAAGACGGAGGAGGCCCTGCGGGAGGTCATCAAATCCAAGGAGGAGGCCGACGGCGCTCTGCAGGACTTGGTGCGCCGCCAAACGCAAACGGCGGCCCTGGAGGAGGCCCAAAAAGCCCGAGAGGAAGACGCCCGGACGGCGATGCTGGAGCGGGAGAAGAAGAGCAAAGAGGAAGTCAGCAGGTTGCGGGAGCAGCTTGAGAAGCAAACGGCTGCATTGCAAGCGTCACAACAACAG GTCGCCAGTGAGACGCTTCGAGCAGAACAAGCGGCCACTCACTCACAAGCCGCTCAGGAACGACTCCGAGAGACGTCAGACCAGATCGCCGACCTCATCCGGGACCTTGAGACCGCAGACGCGTCCGCCGCCCTTGGCGAACGCGCACAAGAAAGTGCGGCAAACGAGAGCCAGACGTTGCAGCTCTCGTTGGAACGGCTGCGGGAGATTGTCCTCCGCCGTCGTCGAGCGGAGGAACTCCGGGAGCGACAGCTCCGAGAGAAGCTGCGAGAACAGCAGGAAGCGTCCGGGAAGCAGTTGGAGGACGTCGGCCGCGAACTGCGCGAACAGGAATGTCAGCGCCTCCGACAGAAGATCAGCGAGCAAGAGCTCACCACAGAGCGGCTGAAGACGGAATTACAGGAAGCGAAAGATGACCTCACCAGGGTCAACTCGGACCTTCGGGCTCAAGCGGCGGAGACTCGTCAGCTGCTGAAAGATGAGCAGGTCCAGACGGACCAGCTCCAGATCCCGACGCCTCAG ACGGACGGTTCGAACGCGGCCGAGCTGGAGAGCAAGCTGCGGGATCAGACGGCGCAGACGGCGGCGCTGCAGAAGAAGCTGCAGGAGGCGCAGGAGCGGCGCCAGGACGACGACGTGCAGGCGCTCCAGGAGTGTCGGCGTAGGGAGGCCGAGCGGCGCCGGGAATTGCTGGCCGTGGCGCACGAGGCCATCGAGCGGAAGGACGCCGAGCTGGAGAAGAGAGCCGTCCAGATTGACAA ACTGAAGGAAGTTGCCAAGCAGGACTCGGACAAAGTGTCCAGTCTCAGTGCAGACGTGGCGAGGAAGGAAGAAGACTCTGCCGACCTCCGAGAGAAGCTGGCCGACTACAAGAAGCAGATGCAGCAGGTCCACAAAGAC GTCGCCACCTTGAAAGAAGAAGAGCGGCTCTTGAGGCAGAAGCTGTCGGATGTGGAGAAGGTGAAGAAGCAGCTTCAGTCGGACCTCAGCAACCGGGACAGAACCATCCAGCAACTCAAAGCC GAGCGGCCGGCGGAGAAGAAAAGTGGCGAGACGCTGCAGCTGTACCATCAAGCTCGTCAAG AGCTGCAAGTCAAACAGCGGCTGGTGGACGACATGCGCTCGGCTCTCGTGGAGCAGGAGGAGACGCAGGAGCAGATGGAGCGCGTGCTGGACCACAAAGTCCAGCTCGTACAGGAGCTCAACAACG aGTTGGAGCAAGTGAAGAAGATGCTGAGGCATCAAAGCGGTGGCGGCGGCCACGCCAGCCCAAGCGCGGACGCCTCGTCATGTGACCTCCAGCAGGCCAAACAGGAAGCTGCCAGTGCCCACCAGAGCCTCAAG CTGTTTGAGGAGAAGCAGCTTTCGGACCGCCACAAGTGGCAGGAGGACAAGATGGCTCTGATTGGTCAGATGAAGGAGGCGGAGGACAAGCGCAAGCAGGAAATGACAAAGTTTGCCCAGGACCGAGAGCGCTACCTGGCCCGGCAGGCCCAGCTG GAGGCGGAGCTACGCGCCCAGGAGCAGAAGATGGCGATCTGGCGGCAGGAGCGAGACGCGCTGGTCGCCGCCTTGGAAGTGCAACTCGGCAAGCTTCTCGCCAGCCAGgctgacaaagacaaaatcatCCAGCGGCTCCGTGACGACGGCGCGCAGTCGCCACCAGAG GCTGGCGGCGACCTGGCGGAGACGCAAAGTGGCGTGGCATCGCTCAAAGACGACAGCGAGGATGCCGGCGGGGGCCGCCTGGACGACATCGACCACGCGCAG GCCTCGTCGGCGTGCCCGTCGGTGCTGGAATCGTCCTCGATCTCCACGGAGAACGGGCGCGCCAGCCGCTTCCCCAGACCCGAGATGGAGATTTCCTTCAGCCCGCTGCGGCCCGACCGCATGGCCCTGCGGCGCTGCGGCGACTCCAGCGCCGTCACCGTCAAGATCACGCGCTCCACCCGCAAGAGGAAGAGCGCCGACGTGGACAAG GATGAAGTGGAGGCGGAGAATCGAAGAAACACTCAAGTCACACCAACACTGGGCCAGCACCAAGAGGAG CCGTCCCTCCGCTTGGCGTCTCCCGGCAGCCGCAGCCTCCGCAGCCGCAAAGGCGAAACGCTGCAGAAGATCGGCGACTTCCTCCAACGTTCGCCGACACTCATCGGCTCCAAAG CCAAGAAGGTGATGGGCCTGGTGAGCGCctcgtcgtcctcgtcctccGTCGGCCTGAGGAGCAAGAAGAGCAAACGCAAGTTGTTCAGCGCCGACATCTCCTCGCCCATGGACGTGCCCCCGCACCCG ATGGTTAGCAACAACATTGTTAGTGACGACAAACAAAGCCATCATCTCATCATCAAAAGACGACTTCGCTCCAGAATTGGCAaataa
- the LOC144061715 gene encoding 5-hydroxytryptamine receptor 7-like, producing the protein MGASNFTGAMIDERPAAAVAAVAATGDPGSPLQAAGNGSGCAQLPAASHGRAGGLLLGSVLTLMTLGTIGGNLLVVASVCAVKKLRQPANYLMANLAAADLSVAVAVMPFVGVTELTGGRWRFGRWFCNVFVAMDVTCCTASILTLCAISIDRYLGITRPLTYPMRQDGRRMAKMVAWVWLLSASITLPPLFGWAQNVNDGRVCLISQDRGYTVYSTAVAFYIPVAVMLFTYSRIYRAAKISAAKHAVAAFPLQDDASADTTSAKDTEDDDEETDVQHHLHHLHHLQPAAPARRGRKNRGSIFRREQKAAATLGLVVGAFSVCWLPFFLLSTARPFACGGAAACGCVPLWLERTLLWLGYANSLVNPFIYAFFNRDLRATYGKLLRCRFRNINRQLSAAGVHEALKMAPPPRALPLPAS; encoded by the exons ATGGGAGCGAGCAACTTCACCGGCGCGATGATCGACGAGCGCCCCGCGGCCGCCGTTGCCGCCGTTGCCGCCACCGGCGACCCGGGCTCGCCCCTGCAGGCGGCGGGCAACGGCAGCGGCTGCGCGCAGCTGCCGGCCGCGAGTCACGGGCGCGCCGGCGGGCTGCTGCTGGGTTCGGTGCTGACGCTGATGACGCTGGGCACCATCGGCGGCAACCTGCTGGTGGTGGCGTCCGTGTGCGCCGTCAAGAAGCTGCGGCAGCCCGCCAACTACCTGATGGCGAACCTGGCCGCCGCCGACCTGAGCGTGGCGGTGGCCGTCATGCCCTTCGTGGGCGTCACCGAGCTGACCGGCGGCCGCTGGCGCTTCGGACGCTGGTTCTGCAACGTCTTCGTCGCCATGGACGTCACGTGCTGCACCGCCTCCATCCTCACCTTGTGCGCCATCAGCATCGACAG GTACTTGGGCATCACCAGGCCGCTGACGTACCCGATGCGGCAGGACGGCCGCCGCATGGCCAAGATGGTGGCGTGGGTGTGGCTGCTGTCGGCGTCCATCACGCTGCCGCCGCTCTTCGGCTGGGCCCAGAACGTCAACGACGGCCGCGTCTGCCTCATCAGCCAGGACCGCGGCTACACCGTCTACTCCACCGCCGTGGCCTTCTACATCCCCGTGGCCGTCATGCTCTTCACCTACTCGCGCATCTACCGCGCCGCCAAGATCAGCGCCGCCAAGCACGCCGTCGCCGCCTTCCCGCTGCAAGACGACGCATCCGCCGACACGACCAGCGCCAAGGACACCGAGGACGACGATGAggag ACCGACGTCCagcatcatcttcatcatcttcatcatcttcagcCAGCGGCGCCGGCTCGTCGCGGCCGTAAGAACCGGGGTTCCATCTTCCGGCGCGAGCAGAAGGCGGCGGCCACGCTGGGCCTGGTGGTCGGCGCCTTCAGCGTGTGCTGGCTTCCCTTCTTCCTGCTGTCCACGGCGCGGCCCTTCGCCTGCGGGGGGGCGGCGGCCTGCGGCTGCGTGCCGCTGTGGCTGGAGCGCACGCTGCTGTGGCTGGGCTACGCCAACTCGCTCGTCAACCCCTTCATCTACGCCTTCTTCAACCGCGACCTGCGCGCCACCTACGGCAAGCTGCTGCGCTGCCGCTTCCGCAACATCAACCGCCAGCTGTCGGCGGCCGGCGTGCACGAGGCGCTCAAGATGGcgccccccccccgcgccctgCCGCTTCCCGCCAGCTGA